Proteins co-encoded in one Streptococcus parauberis NCFD 2020 genomic window:
- a CDS encoding branched-chain amino acid ABC transporter permease: protein MLQQLVNGLILGSVYALLALGYTMVYGIIKLINFAHGDIYMMGAFIGYYLINTLHLNFFVTLLLTMVTTATLGVLIEFLAYRPLRNSTRIAALITAIGVSFLLEYGMVYFVGAEARAFPQALKIIKYNFGPISVTNVQLTILLVSLMLMLALQFIVKQTKMGKAMRAVSVDSDAAQLMGINVNSTISFTFALGSALAGAGGVLIGLYYNSINPLMGMTPGIKAFVAAVLGGIGIIPGAALGGFIIGLLETFSTSIGLSSYRDAIVYAVLIIILLIRPAGLLGKNVKEKV, encoded by the coding sequence ATGCTCCAACAACTTGTAAATGGCCTAATCTTAGGTAGTGTCTACGCCTTGTTGGCCCTCGGCTATACAATGGTCTACGGGATCATCAAACTCATCAACTTTGCTCACGGCGATATTTATATGATGGGTGCCTTCATTGGCTATTATTTAATTAATACACTTCATTTAAACTTTTTTGTAACCCTATTGTTAACAATGGTTACCACAGCAACCTTGGGGGTGTTAATTGAATTTTTAGCCTATCGACCCCTAAGGAATTCGACGAGAATTGCTGCGCTGATAACAGCAATTGGTGTCTCATTCTTGCTAGAATATGGCATGGTCTATTTTGTGGGTGCAGAAGCGCGTGCTTTTCCACAAGCTCTCAAAATCATCAAGTACAACTTTGGACCAATTAGCGTGACCAATGTCCAATTAACCATCTTGTTGGTTTCTCTTATGCTGATGCTTGCTCTGCAATTCATCGTCAAACAAACCAAAATGGGTAAAGCCATGCGTGCAGTTTCGGTTGATAGTGATGCTGCTCAACTAATGGGAATTAATGTCAATTCAACAATAAGCTTCACCTTTGCTTTAGGTTCTGCCTTAGCAGGTGCGGGTGGGGTCTTAATTGGTTTATACTATAATTCAATCAATCCATTAATGGGTATGACACCAGGGATTAAAGCTTTCGTAGCTGCCGTTCTCGGAGGAATAGGGATTATTCCTGGTGCAGCCCTAGGTGGCTTTATCATCGGTCTCTTGGAAACATTTTCAACTTCTATTGGTTTATCAAGTTACCGTGATGCTATTGTGTATGCTGTCTTAATTATTATCTTACTAATTAGACCAGCCGGACTTCTAGGAAAAAATGTAAAGGAGAAGGTATAG